TCAATAAATTGCTCAATACTCATGGTTGTAATCGGCACCTCGCGGCGGGGGAGAAGGATGACCTCCTCGAGTCGGCCGGTAGTTCTCTGAGTCGCCACATCGAAATGCCGGATCGTGTCGACCGTATCGCCGAAAAATTCCACTCGCACCGGGAAATCGAAGCCGGGGGAGAAGAAATCAATCAGGCCGCCGCGCTGGGCAAAATCGCCGACCTCTTCCACCATGGTCACTTTCTGAAAACCGAGCATCACCAGTTTCTCGCTCAGAAAATCAATATCAGTCTCCTCACCGGTTCGAATCTGCAAGCAGCCCTTTTCAAAATCCGACCTCGAAATGGTCGGCTCGATAACCGCCGGAATAGAGGTCACCAGAATTTTGATTTCATTATTAATGAGACCCGAAAGAGCCGCCAGCCTCTGGCCGACAATTTCGGCCGCCGGCGAACGGAATTCATAGGGCGGCGTCATCCGGGATGGGAAATGGGCAACATCCTTCTCATTCATCAGGAAAGAGAGGTCATCAAAAAGATTGTTGGCTTCGTCCGTGCCGGTCATGATAGCGATTATCGGCCGGGCGGAATTCTCGGCCAGATTGGCCAGAAGAATCCCCTGTGACGACCCGGCGAGTCCGGTAACCGTCACTGGCGAGGGTGAAGGCACCTCTATTGCATCCGTAAGCTTCCGAAAGGGGAGAGAGGCGCGGAAACGGTTGATAACGGTATCTAGGAGGTTTCTTTTTCTATCAACTACAATGTTCATACAAAGACAATCTTTCCAAGCACAAAAGCCCCACCCGAAATTCGGGAGGGGTGTCTGCAGTTCTAATATCGGGTGGAAATTTAGCAAATTGAGGCTCAAAGCGCAATTGCTTTGTCAAATTTGTCGCCTGAAACGGCATCTTTACTTGACTTCCGGACGCTTTTCTCCTTTTCTTGAGAAATAATTTTTGTGTATGAAGAGAAATTTATGACTGACGCTGCATTTAAAGGTTACAAGGGAAAGGCCCGCGAGGTTCTTCAGGCGCTTGGCGGGCGGGTTTGGGCTAATGTTGTCCTGAAAACCAACGAGGGGGACTTTGAGGGGGTCATCCTGCCCCGGTCAGAGACCGCCGATGGCGACCATATCGTTCTGAAGATTAAGTCCGGTTATAATATCGGCATTCGCGCCGACCGTATCAACGAAATTACGGAAACCAGTTATAAAGAAGCAATCTACAAAATTCCCGAGAAAGAGTTCCCGGTCAGCCCGGATAAGCCGAGCGTGACCCTTTTGGGAACGGGCGGGACTATTGCCTCGCGGCTGGACTACCGCACCGGCGCCGTGATTCCGGCCTTTACCCCCGGTGAGCTTTATGGCGCCGTCCCGGAACTGGCCGATATCTGCAATCTGGAGACTCTGAAACTCTTTGGCGTTTTTTCCGAAAACATGGGGCCGATGCAATGGATCACCCTGGCCGAGGAAATCGGCCGCCAGATAGAGAAAGGGGTGCATGGGATCGTTATCGGTCACGGTACCGACACCATGCATCATACCTCGGCTATTCTCTCCTTCATGGTGCAAAACAGTCCCGTACCGATTGTCATGGTCGGCTCGCAACGCTCCTCCGACAGGCCCTCATCCGATGCCGCTTTCAACCTCCGCTGTGCCGCTTTTACCGCCGGACATTCCGATATTGCCGAAATCATGGTCTGCATGTTTGGCCCGACCTCCGATGAATATAATCTTCTTCACCGCGGCACCCGGGTGCGCAAGATGCATTCTTCCTATCGCTCCACTTTCCGCACCATCGGCGATGTTCCCATTGCCATGGTTACTCCCAGCCAGGTAACGCCGATCAAGGCCGATTATAAGCGGCGCCGGGACGACCGTCAGGTCAATGTCAATGCGGCCTTTGAAGAGATGGTTTCCATAGTCTACTATTATCCCAATATGCGCCCCGACATTATCGAATCGCTTATCGACAACGGCTACAAGGGCATTATTATCGCCGGAACCGGTTTGGGGCATGTCAATAAACGGCTTTATCCGGCGCTCAAAAAAGCGTATGACAAAGGCATCACCGTCTTTATGACCGTTCAAACCCTCTGGGGTTATGTGCAGATGTATGTCTATGATACCGGGCGCGACATGATGGAACTGGGCGTCGTGCCGGCGGGGAATATGCTTCCGGAGGTGGCCTATGTCAAACTCGGCTGGGTTCTGGCCCAGACCACCGACCCGGAGAAAGTCAAAGAAATGATGCTTGCCCCTATCGCCGGTGAAATAACCGAACGTGAACCTTTTGATGGTTATTTGATATTACAGGGAGGAATACCGGAGGTCGAGAAATTTATCGGGCAGTACCATCGCTGACCGGGGAACCGGGCTGCGCCTGCATCCTGCAATTATCGGCGGAGATCTCTTTGCTTTTTCCCGATAACAATTCGTGCAATGCTTTGCTGAGTTGCTGAACCTTGTACGGTTTGGGAACGAATCCCTTGAATCCATATTTCCAGTATTCGGCCATGATCGGGTCGTTCGAATAGCCGCTCGAAACAATCGCCTTTACTTCGGGATCGATTTGAGTCAGTCC
The genomic region above belongs to Candidatus Zixiibacteriota bacterium and contains:
- the gatD gene encoding Glu-tRNA(Gln) amidotransferase subunit GatD, whose protein sequence is MTDAAFKGYKGKAREVLQALGGRVWANVVLKTNEGDFEGVILPRSETADGDHIVLKIKSGYNIGIRADRINEITETSYKEAIYKIPEKEFPVSPDKPSVTLLGTGGTIASRLDYRTGAVIPAFTPGELYGAVPELADICNLETLKLFGVFSENMGPMQWITLAEEIGRQIEKGVHGIVIGHGTDTMHHTSAILSFMVQNSPVPIVMVGSQRSSDRPSSDAAFNLRCAAFTAGHSDIAEIMVCMFGPTSDEYNLLHRGTRVRKMHSSYRSTFRTIGDVPIAMVTPSQVTPIKADYKRRRDDRQVNVNAAFEEMVSIVYYYPNMRPDIIESLIDNGYKGIIIAGTGLGHVNKRLYPALKKAYDKGITVFMTVQTLWGYVQMYVYDTGRDMMELGVVPAGNMLPEVAYVKLGWVLAQTTDPEKVKEMMLAPIAGEITEREPFDGYLILQGGIPEVEKFIGQYHR